The Brasilonema sennae CENA114 genome includes a region encoding these proteins:
- a CDS encoding type II toxin-antitoxin system Phd/YefM family antitoxin has protein sequence MINISRDIHSLSSFKRNTLEFLEQMKQTGKPVVLTVNGKAELVVQDAESYQKLLDALEKLEAIAGIKKGLEDVEAGRTTTLSEFEQEMRQKYGISS, from the coding sequence ATGATAAACATTAGCCGAGATATACATTCACTTTCCAGCTTTAAACGCAATACGCTGGAATTCCTAGAACAGATGAAGCAGACGGGAAAACCTGTAGTGCTGACAGTTAATGGTAAAGCCGAACTTGTCGTCCAAGATGCTGAATCTTACCAGAAGCTGCTTGATGCTTTGGAAAAATTGGAAGCTATTGCTGGAATCAAGAAGGGATTGGAAGATGTCGAAGCAGGTAGAACCACTACCTTGAGCGAATTTGAACAAGAAATGCGACAAAAGTATGGCATTTCTAGTTAG
- a CDS encoding DUF433 domain-containing protein: MTLQKLEPELLALTPNEKAQAIQILAQSLGNAWRGIEKTPGVCGGDACISGTRIPVWVLVNARNLGISEAQLLKDYPTLSATDLANAWVYATVYPEEITTAIRENEE; encoded by the coding sequence ATGACGCTACAAAAGTTGGAACCAGAACTACTTGCCTTAACACCAAACGAAAAAGCACAGGCGATTCAGATATTAGCCCAAAGTTTAGGAAATGCTTGGCGTGGAATCGAGAAAACCCCAGGTGTATGTGGTGGAGATGCTTGTATTAGTGGAACCCGCATTCCTGTTTGGGTGTTAGTTAATGCTCGTAATTTAGGTATTAGCGAAGCTCAACTTTTGAAAGACTATCCAACTTTATCTGCGACAGACTTAGCCAACGCTTGGGTTTATGCCACAGTATATCCAGAGGAAATAACAACAGCCATTCGGGAGAATGAAGAATAA
- a CDS encoding DUF5615 family PIN-like protein, which translates to MARLYADEQFPYEVVEHLRDLGHDVVTVQEARKANLKIPDDEVLAFASSNERVVLTLNRRDFKRLHRYVPSHAGIIICTDDVDRSGLAKRINAAILAGEPLAGKLVSVVRPAR; encoded by the coding sequence ATGGCTCGTTTGTATGCAGATGAACAGTTTCCCTATGAGGTTGTGGAGCATTTACGCGATTTGGGGCATGATGTTGTTACCGTCCAAGAAGCACGAAAGGCTAATTTAAAAATACCTGATGATGAAGTTCTCGCATTTGCAAGTAGTAACGAGCGTGTTGTTTTAACCCTAAACCGCAGAGACTTCAAACGTTTGCATCGCTATGTACCCAGTCATGCTGGTATTATTATTTGTACGGATGATGTAGATAGAAGTGGATTAGCAAAGCGAATTAATGCAGCTATTTTGGCAGGGGAACCTTTGGCTGGTAAGTTGGTTAGTGTGGTGCGTCCTGCGAGATGA
- a CDS encoding type II toxin-antitoxin system RelE/ParE family toxin — protein sequence MAFLVRTTRTANAEIEAAYFWLREQNPVYADKWFRELMDTIATLQEKPRRCALAPENDALTEEIRQLIYGKSRNKYRILFTIREDVVFVLHVRHSSQALLTSEEIDEEEE from the coding sequence ATGGCATTTCTAGTTAGAACGACTCGAACGGCAAATGCAGAAATTGAGGCTGCTTATTTTTGGTTGAGAGAGCAAAATCCTGTTTATGCCGATAAGTGGTTTCGGGAATTGATGGATACTATTGCAACTTTACAAGAAAAGCCACGACGCTGCGCTTTAGCTCCAGAAAATGATGCACTTACCGAGGAAATCCGTCAACTGATTTACGGTAAGTCAAGAAACAAGTACCGAATTTTGTTTACAATTCGGGAAGATGTTGTGTTTGTACTTCATGTGCGTCACAGTTCGCAAGCTTTGCTGACGAGTGAAGAAATTGACGAGGAAGAAGAATAA